A DNA window from Fibrobacter sp. UWR3 contains the following coding sequences:
- a CDS encoding GTP-binding protein: MPIRNIAILAHVDAGKTTLSERILFAAGEVRRPGKVEEGLATMDYMPEEKERGITIESGVAHFEWKNTWFNFIDTPGHVDFGAEVDMALGAVEGAVLVVSAASGVETQTVAAFRKLREAGVPVILFINKLDNPDYSLDETLINVEEQLGVRPVLMALPEYTAGKMSGILDVLSQSRLVHSETGEEVVDEGWNVDDGWDNSRELKKHYAEAVEFASSFDDEILKLAMDGKAVAPKLLLRGLRALAKSGEYALCYAGSALEGYGVRSLITALSFFLPEVPEFNAGELGQVIRLRHFKGVGEISLFRSHTAMQRKEWPAGFEFSRLKANLLVPVEEIRPGDIYAMRAPFETELGQVISLDGQRRVILSGMPQDEDARDEDVPEPQSIREKYRPLLQTRVECLGSEDYQHVEKSLNTLSRMDPSFRVQKDDGGFWYLHTVGEVQLEVLLARLKREFGCEVRAGSPEVRWQERLCREVGPVENTFQVGPHKISIRLSASPLDSEAHDIRLSAEFLETAPREILAGVRSALLESTEVGVLGKGALVGVRFIVHEFTWTEGALPPMIKKACADAVVKLIKPADVRLYEPVMELSLECPVNFAGLVTGDIQSRDGKVKEIGGDGKTHFLKAEVPLRKIFGYATGVRSISKGTALYSMRLLGYRPAAV; this comes from the coding sequence ATGCCCATTCGCAACATTGCAATTCTCGCCCATGTGGACGCCGGCAAGACGACCCTGTCGGAACGCATTCTGTTTGCGGCGGGCGAGGTGCGCCGGCCGGGCAAGGTGGAAGAGGGCCTTGCCACGATGGACTACATGCCCGAAGAAAAGGAACGCGGCATTACCATCGAGAGCGGCGTCGCTCATTTCGAGTGGAAGAACACCTGGTTCAATTTCATAGATACTCCGGGCCACGTGGATTTTGGCGCGGAGGTGGACATGGCGCTCGGTGCTGTGGAAGGTGCCGTGCTGGTGGTGAGTGCCGCGAGCGGTGTCGAGACGCAGACCGTCGCCGCCTTCCGCAAGTTGCGCGAGGCGGGCGTCCCCGTAATCTTGTTCATAAACAAGCTGGACAATCCCGACTATTCGCTGGACGAGACCCTCATCAACGTGGAGGAACAGCTGGGTGTGCGGCCGGTGCTCATGGCCCTTCCCGAATATACCGCGGGCAAGATGAGCGGCATTCTGGATGTGCTGAGCCAGAGCAGGCTTGTGCATTCCGAGACGGGCGAGGAGGTCGTGGACGAGGGCTGGAACGTCGATGACGGCTGGGACAATTCGCGCGAACTCAAGAAGCACTATGCCGAGGCGGTGGAATTCGCGAGCAGTTTTGATGACGAGATTCTGAAGCTTGCCATGGATGGGAAGGCGGTCGCCCCGAAGTTGCTTTTGCGCGGGCTCAGGGCGCTTGCGAAGAGCGGGGAATACGCGCTCTGTTACGCGGGTTCCGCGCTCGAGGGTTACGGCGTGCGAAGCCTCATTACGGCATTATCGTTCTTTTTGCCGGAAGTCCCGGAGTTTAACGCGGGCGAGCTCGGTCAGGTGATTCGCCTGCGGCATTTCAAGGGAGTGGGCGAAATCTCGCTGTTCCGTAGCCATACGGCGATGCAGCGCAAGGAATGGCCCGCGGGTTTCGAGTTCTCGAGGCTCAAGGCGAACCTGCTCGTGCCCGTAGAGGAGATACGCCCGGGCGACATATATGCGATGCGCGCCCCGTTCGAGACGGAACTCGGGCAGGTAATAAGCCTGGACGGACAGCGCCGTGTAATCCTGAGTGGAATGCCGCAAGATGAAGATGCGCGAGACGAGGATGTGCCGGAACCGCAATCCATCCGCGAGAAGTACCGCCCGCTGTTGCAGACCCGCGTGGAGTGCCTCGGTTCCGAGGACTACCAGCATGTAGAAAAGAGCCTGAATACGCTCAGCCGCATGGACCCGAGTTTCCGCGTGCAGAAGGATGATGGCGGTTTCTGGTACCTGCATACGGTGGGCGAGGTGCAGCTCGAGGTGCTGCTGGCTCGCCTCAAGCGCGAGTTCGGCTGCGAGGTGCGCGCGGGTAGCCCCGAGGTGCGCTGGCAGGAACGCCTGTGCCGCGAGGTGGGCCCGGTGGAAAATACGTTCCAGGTAGGCCCGCACAAGATTTCCATAAGGCTTTCGGCAAGCCCGCTCGATAGCGAGGCGCACGACATCCGGCTTTCTGCGGAATTCCTGGAGACCGCCCCCCGCGAGATTCTGGCGGGAGTGCGTTCTGCCCTCCTGGAATCGACCGAGGTGGGAGTGCTCGGGAAGGGCGCCCTGGTAGGTGTGCGGTTTATCGTTCACGAGTTCACATGGACCGAGGGCGCCTTGCCCCCCATGATCAAGAAGGCGTGCGCCGATGCGGTCGTGAAACTCATCAAGCCCGCCGATGTTCGGCTGTACGAACCCGTGATGGAACTTTCGCTCGAATGCCCGGTGAACTTTGCGGGCCTCGTTACGGGCGATATACAGTCCCGTGACGGCAAGGTGAAGGAAATCGGCGGTGACGGAAAGACACATTTTTTGAAGGCGGAAGTCCCCCTGCGAAAAATTTTCGGGTATGCCACCGGTGTGCGCAGCATCAGCAAGGGAACCGCACTCTACAGCATGCGGCTTCTCGGTTACCGCCCCGCCGCCGTTTAA
- a CDS encoding fibrobacter succinogenes major paralogous domain-containing protein, whose protein sequence is MKRFIVAITVLVFAFASLSVAKPAKAKASPKPARTAAKAVKKSEVKDARDGQVYRVVNIAGLTWMGDNLNYNAEGSFCLDDDENNCMAYGRLYSWDVAQKACPAGFRVPTHADFEKLWTSAGADFNAGYLLKTNYGWKGDTNGNDTLKFSAMPAGNRFDDGTYGNLAKFAFFWTADDASEDIPAGEARVWYLTNKSMAFGYTAKSKKFAFSLRCVK, encoded by the coding sequence ATGAAGCGATTTATTGTTGCAATAACGGTACTTGTGTTTGCGTTTGCGAGTTTATCCGTAGCGAAGCCCGCGAAGGCGAAGGCTAGCCCGAAACCCGCCAGGACGGCAGCAAAGGCGGTGAAGAAATCCGAAGTGAAGGATGCCCGCGACGGGCAGGTTTACCGCGTGGTAAATATTGCGGGCCTTACCTGGATGGGTGACAACCTGAACTACAATGCGGAAGGCAGTTTTTGCCTCGATGACGACGAGAACAACTGCATGGCCTATGGGCGCCTGTACAGCTGGGACGTTGCGCAGAAGGCGTGCCCTGCGGGTTTCCGTGTGCCGACACACGCAGATTTTGAGAAACTCTGGACGTCTGCTGGCGCGGATTTTAATGCGGGTTACCTATTGAAGACAAACTACGGCTGGAAAGGTGACACCAACGGGAACGATACGCTCAAGTTTTCTGCCATGCCTGCGGGCAACCGCTTCGATGACGGCACGTACGGTAACCTCGCGAAGTTCGCCTTTTTCTGGACAGCGGACGACGCGTCGGAAGATATCCCTGCGGGCGAGGCTCGCGTGTGGTACCTCACGAACAAGTCGATGGCCTTCGGTTACACCGCGAAATCGAAAAAGTTCGCGTTCTCGCTCCGCTGTGTCAAGTAA
- a CDS encoding DNA methylase: protein MPSRTYAAIDLKSFFASVECILRGIDPLKAKLVVADESRTEKTICLAVTPALKAYGIPGRARLFEVNQKVREVERRTGEKIEFIIAKPQMAKYVEYSTKVYNVYLKYVSAEDIHAYSIDECFLDLTRYLKLYKMTARELVKTIIQDVFNTTGITATGGIGTNLYLCKIAMDIMAKHVEADSDGVRIAELDEMSYRKNLWSHRPITSFWQVGRGIAARLENCYLNGGRGIRTMGDIARVSVKNPEALYKMLGVNAEILIDHAWGYEPCTIADIRKAKPRSRSTGEGQVLQDPYPFDKARIVVREMVDTVSMALVEHELVCNGLVLTVGYDRENVDKGTYHGETVQDFYGRTVPKPAHGTANIGYYTSSQTVMADAVMKLFDRIVDPALTVRRLNLVATDIVDEKNRGFDLFTDVQKQEREKKRLKAELLIKKRFGKNAIVKGMDLQEGATTIERNGQIGGHRA, encoded by the coding sequence ATGCCCTCCCGCACGTATGCTGCTATAGACCTCAAGTCGTTCTTTGCTTCGGTGGAATGTATCCTCCGGGGCATTGACCCGTTGAAGGCGAAACTCGTGGTGGCCGACGAGAGCCGCACCGAGAAGACGATTTGCCTTGCGGTAACGCCTGCGCTAAAGGCCTACGGGATACCCGGGCGTGCGCGCCTGTTCGAGGTGAACCAGAAGGTGCGCGAGGTGGAGCGCCGTACGGGCGAAAAAATCGAGTTCATTATCGCGAAGCCGCAGATGGCAAAATATGTGGAGTACTCCACGAAGGTCTACAACGTATATCTCAAGTATGTGAGCGCAGAAGACATTCACGCGTATTCCATCGACGAGTGCTTTTTGGATTTGACGCGCTACCTTAAGTTGTACAAGATGACGGCGCGCGAACTGGTGAAGACGATTATCCAGGACGTGTTCAACACGACGGGAATTACCGCTACGGGCGGAATTGGCACGAACCTTTACCTGTGCAAGATCGCGATGGATATCATGGCGAAGCACGTGGAAGCAGATAGTGACGGCGTGCGAATCGCGGAACTCGACGAGATGAGCTACCGGAAAAATCTCTGGTCGCATCGCCCGATTACGAGCTTTTGGCAGGTGGGTCGTGGCATAGCGGCGAGGCTAGAGAACTGCTACCTGAACGGCGGGCGGGGCATCCGCACGATGGGCGACATTGCCCGCGTGAGTGTCAAGAATCCCGAGGCGCTCTACAAGATGCTCGGCGTGAATGCGGAAATCCTGATAGACCATGCCTGGGGTTACGAACCGTGCACCATCGCAGATATCCGGAAGGCGAAACCTCGCAGCCGCAGTACGGGCGAGGGGCAGGTTCTACAGGACCCGTACCCGTTCGACAAGGCGCGTATCGTGGTGCGCGAGATGGTGGATACCGTCTCGATGGCACTGGTGGAACATGAACTTGTATGTAACGGGCTCGTGCTTACGGTGGGTTATGACCGCGAAAACGTGGACAAGGGAACCTACCACGGCGAGACGGTGCAGGATTTTTATGGAAGGACGGTGCCGAAGCCTGCGCACGGTACGGCGAATATCGGGTACTACACGAGTTCGCAGACGGTGATGGCCGACGCTGTGATGAAACTTTTCGACCGCATTGTGGACCCGGCGCTTACGGTGCGTCGCCTAAATTTGGTTGCGACGGACATCGTGGACGAAAAGAACCGCGGGTTCGACCTGTTTACCGACGTGCAGAAGCAGGAACGCGAAAAGAAGCGCCTGAAGGCGGAACTGCTTATAAAGAAGCGCTTCGGCAAGAACGCCATCGTGAAGGGGATGGACCTGCAGGAAGGTGCCACCACCATAGAACGCAACGGACAGATAGGAGGGCACAGGGCCTAA
- a CDS encoding ATP-dependent Clp protease proteolytic subunit → MADCNEKKENQTPEMMKKAEEFLASKRRIFLWGGVDDESAERIVKQLLYLDSLNHEDIVFFINSPGGVISSGLAIYDCMNAIQSDVVTVCCGQAASMGAVLLTAGAKGKRVAWPNARIMIHQPLIHGEIVAPASDIQIQAEEMLRIRGITGKILAETSGHTIEEIDRDTERDNFMSAEEAKAYGLVDKVESLV, encoded by the coding sequence ATGGCCGATTGCAACGAAAAGAAAGAAAACCAGACTCCGGAAATGATGAAGAAGGCGGAAGAATTCCTCGCTTCCAAGCGCCGTATCTTCCTGTGGGGCGGTGTCGATGACGAGAGCGCCGAACGCATCGTGAAGCAGCTCCTGTACCTGGATTCCCTGAACCACGAAGACATCGTGTTCTTCATCAACAGCCCGGGTGGCGTGATTTCTAGCGGTCTCGCCATCTACGACTGCATGAACGCCATCCAGAGCGACGTCGTGACGGTCTGCTGCGGCCAGGCGGCATCCATGGGCGCCGTGCTCCTTACCGCCGGTGCAAAAGGCAAGCGCGTCGCATGGCCGAACGCCCGCATCATGATTCACCAGCCGCTCATTCACGGCGAGATTGTGGCACCCGCGAGCGATATCCAGATCCAGGCCGAAGAAATGCTCCGCATCCGCGGCATCACGGGCAAGATCCTTGCCGAGACCTCGGGCCACACGATCGAGGAAATCGACCGCGACACCGAACGCGACAACTTCATGAGCGCCGAAGAGGCCAAGGCCTACGGCCTGGTCGACAAGGTCGAGAGCCTCGTCTAA